In the genome of Cercospora beticola chromosome 2, complete sequence, one region contains:
- a CDS encoding uncharacterized protein (antiSMASH:Cluster_9): MASIPEPDRTESYVLPIDLPPIKTTTTPATPDSTASSPPLDLRKKQSRPRLSRPPTEGGGPLSSHPTFEYQPSAWPPTPDPDMHNKTSTDTSGNTRSRNDSFTSPASPAATNTHMYSTHEQPQQRPGTVRRMFSLSSLRQSFSSSRTSFSQRPDTSHGSYHAPYLTRAESPNDAVSTTASTAPPASMRLSNERRPATSSRNKKRSSSWFKRKSHLFGMNDDGTLDVLDEDGPEHKRFKDNQLPTLPEIGALSGGKLDGSGSIGWDEIFKSN; this comes from the coding sequence ATGGCGTCCATACCCGAGCCCGACCGCACGGAGAGCTACGTCCTTCCCATTGACCTGCCTCCCATCaagaccaccaccactccagCTACTCCTGACTCGACTGCCTCCTCGCCACCTCTAGATCTACGCAAAAAGCAGAGCAGGCCTCGCCTATCACGACCGCCCACTGAGGGAGGCGGCCCGTTGTCCTCGCACCCAACGTTTGAATACCAACCCAGTGCCTGGCCACCGACCCCGGATCCTGACATGCACAACAAAACATCCACCGACACCAGCGGCAACACCAGATCCAGAAACGacagcttcacttcacccgCCTCTCCAGCCGCCACTAACACTCACATGTATTCCACACACGAACAACCGCAGCAGCGTCCAGGCACCGTGCGCCGCATGTTCAGCCTGAGCAGCTTGCGCCagtccttctcgagctctcgcaCATCATTCAGCCAGCGACCCGATACTTCGCACGGCAGCTACCACGCACCTTACTTAACTCGCGCCGAATCACCCAACGACGCCGTGTCGACCACGGCATCAACTGCACCTCCAGCTTCAATGCGTTTGTCCAACGAACGACGACCTGCGACATCCTCGCGCAACAAGAAGAGGTCCAGCAGCTGGTTCAAACGCAAGAGCCACCTTTTCGGCATGAACGACGACGGCACTCTGGATGTTCTCGACGAGGATGGACCCGAGCACAAGAGGTTCAAAGACAACCAACTGCCTACGCTGCCCGAAATTGGCGCCCTTAGCGGTGGAAAGCTCGACGGCAGCGGGAGCATTGGCTGGGACGAAATTTTCAAAAGTAACTGA
- a CDS encoding uncharacterized protein (antiSMASH:Cluster_9~MEROPS:MER0017177~SMCOG1036:alpha/beta hydrolase fold protein) → MDLLQKKELDTSRGFRYRYYVSSVQDADTSKPTLLLCHGWPDSAELWQYIIPRLLKTKNRIIAPDLLGAGGTSQPTDPAAFEIKAMVQDVNEILKAENVTGKIIPVGHDWGSYFAQRVYMLNGDRSVGVITLNVAWMPPFAQPFDLDAFNELTTNMVGYPVYAYWELFADPKVGEVMDDKLESLWHAIHGDQDEWMKKLFCSHGAIKKFIEEGRTDVPLKPYAKDQKLHDEWIANKKATGMTSQCAWYRAYNENYNLETEKALDGKVHTPYLFIGCDGDAVCRTDNIERGKQLGLVPEDKLTLRELHAAHWSPYEVPDQVAEAMLEWLRANNFSAEQSVP, encoded by the exons ATGGATCTCTTacagaagaaggagctcgaCACCTCGCGCGGCTTtcgctatagatactacGTCTCCTCAGTTCAAGATGCAGATACCTCCAAACCAACTCTGCTTCTCTGTCACGGCTGGCCCGACAGTGCTGAGCTGTGGCAATACATCATCCCTCGCCTGCTCAAGACCAAGAACAGAATCATCGCTCCCGATCTCCTTGGCGCTGGAGGCACTTCCCAGCCCACCGATCCAGCTGCTTTCGAGATCAAAGCCATGGTGCAGGACGTGAATGAAATTCTCAAAGCAGAAAATGTTACCGGAAAGATAATTCCTGTCG GCCATGACTGGGGCTCATATTTCGCGCAACGCGTTTACATGCTGAATGGCGACCGCAGTGTCGGCGTTATCACATTAAATGTAGCTTGGATGCCACCGTTCGCTCAGCCCTTTGACCTTGATGCCTTCAATGAACTTACGACCAACATGGTCGGCTATCCTGTATATGCGTATTGGGAGCTTTTCGCGGACCCCAAAGTCGGAGAGGTAATGGACGACAAGCTCGAAAGCCTATGGCATGCGATCCATGGAGATCAAGACGAGTGGATGAAGAAGCTCTTCTGTTCTCATGGCGCTATCAAAAAGTTCATCGAAGAAGGCAGGACAGATGTCCCGCTCAAGCCATATGCGAAGGACCAGAAACTGCACGATGAGTGGATCGCGAACAAGAAAGCCACAGGCATGACCAGTCAATGTGCATGGTATCGAGCATACAACGAGAACTACAATCTGGAAACAGAGAAGGCGTTGGACGGCAAGGTTCACACGCCCTACCTTTTCATCGGTTGTGACGGTGATGCCGTCTGCAGGACAGACAACATTGAACGAGGCAAGCAACTAGGTCTCGTTCCGGAGGATAAGCTGACGCTACGGGAGCTGCATGCTGCTCACTGGTCTCCGTATGAGGTACCTGATCAGGTCGCAGAGGCAATGCTGGAGTGGCTCAGAGCCAATAACTTTTCAGCCGAGCAGTCTGTACCTTGA
- a CDS encoding uncharacterized protein (SMCOG1002:AMP-dependent synthetase and ligase~BUSCO:EOG092603D0~antiSMASH:Cluster_9) has protein sequence MALDPKDVRPDPTSDLHWSDYRGAIHEIFAANAKKHPDRSCVVETESSTSPKRDFSYKTINEASNVVAHHLVSNGVQRGEVVMVYAYRGVDLVVAVMGVLKAGATFSVIDPAYPPDRQIIYLEVAQPRALVCIEKAKKEAGELAPIVRSYISEKLNLRTEVPGLMLNDDGTVTGGSLEGSADCLQAQQPKKEDLPGVLVGPDSTPTLSFTSGSEGRPKGVKGRHFSLAYYFPWMSKRFNLTEKERFSMLSGIAHDPIQRDIFTPLFLGASLIVPPAEDITFDRLANWASTNEISIMHLTPAMGQILLGSLEPKITSLHGAFFVGDILLKRDCRRLQQLAPNCRIKNMYGTTETQRAVSFYEIPSANEDPTYLDKMGDVIPAGTGMLDVQLLVVDREKKERQCEVGEIGEIYVRAGGLAEEYLGDPEKNAQKFVSNWFVDQQKWIDEDKKRIEAAGQSEPWREQYKGPRDRMYRSGDLGRYMPDGNVECVGRADDQVKIRGFRIELGEIDTHLSQHPLIRENVTLVRRDHQEEQILVSYYVPDMAKWREWYAQQEEAASKQPVATGGIRPRRRESAKESHGIAQRMKIFDLLTQDARSRLKQKLPTYAVPTLFIPMLRLPLNPNGKVDKRALPFPEQADLLGSLPEATDLDKRTNTENELAKIWAEHLKSRNHTPETLPRDTSFYDLGGDSIMTVQIVPKINRKWQGVHVPMSVMAAGQPTLEKVAKFIDRSLDPVGLRLDAAEDDEDVEQSVQYANDLPSQIALLPQTIAGGQIRSAANGLNILLTGATGFLGAYVLHDAFMRKSPNHVYAHVRASSHADGLDRIRRTCTAYGLWQEWWATEGVLEVVIGDLEKPNLGLSDADYKKVADDADLIIHNGARVHWLMPYENLKAANVTSTIEAIKLCATGKNKRLTFISSTSAVDTEHYVQQSDAGQPILESDPLEGSRQGLGTGYGQSKWVSEQIIREAGTRGLNAVIVRSGYVMGDPKTGVSNLDDFLVRMLKGCVQVEARPDMDNTINMVPVTRVARLINAVSFHSEAGTVAFVDAHPRPTFNQYLGALESYGYSTPVEPYESWKHKVEKYVEEGHSGKDELALLGLYHMVTGDLPAATKAPSVDDRNAQAALKADAALHANETPDTVTAEATGAYLAFLVARDFMSAPQKEATPLPKIELSKEQIEALNKVGGRGGS, from the coding sequence ATGGCTCTCGATCCAAAGGACGTTCGTCCGGATCCGACTTCAGATCTTCACTGGTCTGACTACCGGGGAGCTATCCACGAGATATTCGCAGCCAATGCCAAGAAGCATCCAGACCGATCATGTGTCGTTGAAACGGAATCGTCAACATCGCCGAAGCGGGACTTCAGCTACAAGACCATTAATGAAGCGTCCAACGTTGTTGCGCATCACCTTGTTAGCAATGGCGTTCAGCGTGGCGAGGTGGTCATGGTCTACGCCTATCGTGGCGTGGACTTGGTCGTGGCAGTCATGGGTGTGCTCAAAGCTGGCGCAACCTTCAGTGTCATCGATCCGGCATATCCACCAGATAGGCAGATCATCTATCTGGAAGTTGCACAACCTCGTGCTCTGGTGTGTatcgagaaggcgaagaaggaagcTGGCGAGCTCGCTCCAATCGTAAGGAGCTATATTTCCGAGAAATTGAACCTCAGAACCGAAGTACCTGGACTGATGTTGAACGATGATGGCACTGTGACTGGAGGCTCTCTGGAAGGCAGCGCAGACTGCTTGCAGGCACAGCAGCCCAAGAAGGAAGATCTGCCTGGTGTTCTCGTCGGACCAGACAGCACTCCAACCCTCTCCTTCACATCTGGCTCCGAAGGACGACCCAAGGGGGTCAAGGGTCGACACTTTTCGCTCGCGTACTACTTTCCCTGGATGTCGAAGCGCTTCAACCTGACAGAGAAGGAACGCTTCTCTATGCTCAGTGGTATTGCGCACGACCCGATCCAGCGTGACATTTTCACGCCACTGTTCCTCGGAGCCAGTCTTATAGTACCTCCAGCTGAGGACATTACATTTGACCGTTTGGCAAACTGGGCAAGTACCAATGAGATCTCGATTATGCATCTCACACCTGCTATGGGTCAAATCCTGCTGGGAAGTCTGGAACCCAAGATCACCAGCCTTCATGGCGCATTCTTCGTAGGTGATATATTGCTCAAGCGCGATTGCCGAAGACTGCAACAGCTTGCACCCAACTGCAGGATCAAGAACATGTACGGCACCACGGAAACACAGCGAGCAGTAAGCTTTTACGAGATTCCGTCGGCGAACGAGGACCCAACCTATCTCGACAAGATGGGCGATGTCATCCCTGCTGGTACTGGCATGCTGGACGTGCAGCTACTTGTCGTGGAccgcgagaagaaggagcggcAGTGCGAGGTTGGCGAAATTGGTGAGATCTACGTACGAGCTGGTGGTCTGGCTGAAGAGTATCTCGGCGATCCGGAAAAGAACGCCCAGAAGTTCGTCTCAAACTGGTTCGTTGATCAGCAAAAGTGGATTGACGAGGACAAAAAGCGCATCGAGGCTGCTGGCCAGTCCGAGCCGTGGAGAGAGCAATACAAAGGCCCTCGAGACCGCATGTATCGCTCTGGAGATCTCGGTCGGTATATGCCTGATGGCAATGTTGAATGTGTGGGACGTGCAGACGATCAGGTTAAGATTCGCGGCTTCAGAATTGAGCTGGGAGAAATCGACACGCATCTCAGTCAGCATCCATTGATCCGCGAAAATGTGACTTTGGTCAGGCGTGATCATCAAGAAGAGCAAATCCTCGTCTCCTACTATGTACCTGACATGGCAAAGTGGAGAGAGTGGTACGCTCAGCAGGAAGAAGCCGCCAGCAAGCAACCTGTGGCCACTGGCGGTATCAGACCACGGCGGAGAGAGTCCGCCAAGGAGAGTCACGGCATTGCTCAGCGCATGAAGATCTTTGATCTGCTGACACAAGATGCCCGATCCAGGCTCAAGCAGAAGTTGCCCACTTATGCTGTGCCCACCTTGTTCATTCCCATGCTGAGGCTGCCCCTCAACCCCAACGGCAAAGTAGACAAGAGAGCACTGCCTTTCCCGGAGCAGGCCGACCTGCTCGGCTCACTGCCTGAAGCTACAGACTTGGACAAGCGGACGAACACTGAGAATGAGCTGGCCAAGATTTGGGCCGAGCATCTCAAGTCTCGCAACCACACCCCGGAAACACTTCCTCGAGACACCAGCTTCTACGACCTGGGTGGCGACAGTATCATGACAGTACAGATTGTGCCAAAGATCAATCGCAAGTGGCAGGGTGTCCACGTGCCCATGTCCGTAATGGCAGCTGGACAGCCAACATTGGAGAAAGTCGCCAAGTTCATCGATCGCTCGCTGGATCCCGTTGGATTGCGTCTTGACGCtgctgaggatgatgaagatgtaGAGCAAAGCGTCCAATATGCCAACGACCTGCCAAGCCAAATTGCGCTTCTTCCTCAGACCATTGCTGGAGGCCAGATCCGAAGTGCGGCGAACGGCCTCAACATTCTTCTCACTGGTGCCACCGGATTTCTGGGCGCCTATGTTTTGCATGATGCTTTCATGCGCAAGAGTCCGAACCACGTCTATGCTCACGTGCGAGCGTCAAGTCATGCAGATGGACTCGATCGCATCCGAAGAACATGTACAGCCTACGGGCTCTGGCAGGAGTGGTGGGCCACTGAAGGTGTGCTGGAAGTCGTCATTGGAGATCTAGAGAAACCAAATCTTGGACTCAGTGATGCTGACTACAAAAAAGTcgctgatgatgctgatcTCATCATTCACAATGGTGCTCGTGTCCACTGGCTGATGCCGTACGAGAATTTGAAGGCAGCAAACGTGACGAGCACGATTGAGGCCATCAAGCTTTGTGCAACAGGCAAGAACAAGCGCCTGACATTTATCAGCTCAACTAGTGCCGTGGACACTGAGCACTACGTTCAGCAGTCAGATGCTGGACAGCCAATTCTGGAGAGCGATCCTCTCGAAGGCAGTCGGCAAGGCCTTGGTACAGGATACGGCCAGTCTAAATGGGTGTCAGAGCAAATCATCCGCGAAGCTGGTACGCGTGGTCTGAACGCCGTCATCGTGCGATCAGGTTACGTGATGGGTGATCCAAAGACTGGTGTGAGCAACTTGGATGACTTTCTGGTGCGTATGCTCAAAGGTTGCGTTCAAGTCGAAGCGAGACCAGACATGGACAACACGATTAACATGGTTCCCGTCACTCGAGTCGCCCGCCTTATCAATGCGGTGTCATTCCATAGTGAGGCTGGGACGGTGGCATTCGTTGATGCTCACCCTCGCCCAACGTTTAATCAATACCTCGGCGCATTGGAGTCATATGGCTACAGCACGCCTGTCGAGCCCTACGAGAGCTGGAAACACAAGGTGGAGAAGTACGTCGAGGAAGGGCATTCCGGCAAAGACGAGTTGGCGCTACTTGGTCTATACCACATGGTCACTGGTGACCTACCTGCTGCCACCAAGGCACCTAGTGTGGATGACCGTAATGCTCAGGCTGCACTGAAAGCTGATGCCGCTCTCCACGCGAATGAAACTCCTGACACTGTCACCGCAGAAGCTACTGGAGCGTATCTGGCTTTCCTCGTTGCGAGAGACTTCATGTCTGCGCCGCAGAAAGAAGCAACTCCTCTGCCGAAGATCGAGCTCAGCAAGGAGCAAATTGAGGCATTGAACAAGGTCGGTGGTCGTGGTGGGTCGTAG
- a CDS encoding uncharacterized protein (antiSMASH:Cluster_9): MALASVLGRNGRGSKSDRVSRPKSSTWTKDKQTADDEAVAAQPDIDELRRKRAEYYSKPSDERRRVSSIFGTKPSTRSSTKLSAKSTASSTASMPRAVAVARRKRRNPTRTTAKTSKRARVAADNVYAPIERTTAMRRARSVVGRGISDEEVTPEDSISQVGLNPPSRPARASSASSSIPCGITSVDRLEAIPEDHEKPSTSARPTQRRDRRQPSLLGSLLQRNSTKPPRASPRLVECLTCGSDDVPSTKTAKLSCGHRMCHECLKRVFEMSVKDPQHMPPRCCTKEHIPLKHVDKLFDLKFKVLWNKKYEEYHTRNRVYCPTPKCGEWIKPSHFHVTKGRKYGLCPRCNTKVCTSCSAKMHKSADCPKDPEIAQLVKQGKEEGWQSCYNCHAMIELKEGCNHMTCRCTAEFCMICGSKWKTCECPWFNARDLPSADRLNDMRVPEEIQVVYRRVMNAAGIPVPGDPQQPAGGYVAEYRRQRTYNEEMEHRRRQERLDAELARRMQLGLLLEVEVELEDEEPRRSRHRAAHEAAWGLNNNDQGHFMNDNFVANAANVVMSTFGDAAMGRRGDRESGRRRRARQSARQNLDDPGLVPNFLGDESVLGVGPSRRAR; encoded by the exons ATGGCGCTGGCGAGCGTTTTGGGGCGCAACGGCCGCGGCAGCAAGTCCGACCGGGTGAGCAGGCCGAAATCGTCGACATGGACGAAGGACAAGCAGACGGCCGACGATGAAGCTGTGGCGGCGCAGCCTGATATCGACGAGCTGCGACGCAAACGAGCCGAGTACTACAGCAAACCTTCAGATGAGCGACGTCGAGTGTCGTCGATATTCGGGACCAAGCCGTCGACAAGGTCGTCGACGAAATTGTCAGCAAAGTCCACGGCCTCTTCAACCGCGTCCATGCCCCGGGCTGTGGCCGTTgcgcgaagaaagagaaggaaccCCACACGGACGACAGCCAAAACTAGCAAGCGAGCTCGCGTTGCTGCCGATAATGTCTACGCGCCGATTGAGCGTACGACCGCGATGCGAAGAGCGAGGTCTGTTGTAGGCAGAGGCATCTCAGACGAGGAAGTTACACCGGAGGACAGCATATCGCAAGTAGGGCTGAATCCCCCTTCGCGCCCAGCGAGAGCATCGAgcgcatcatcttcgattCCTTGCGGTATCACTAGTGTGGACAGGCTGGAAGCAATACCGGAGGATCACGAGAAGCCTTCTACTTCTGCGAGACCGACGCAAAGGCGAGATCGACGACAGCCCTCCCTACTGGGATCCTTATTACAGCGCAATTCCACGAAACCACCGCGAGCCTCTCCGCGCTTAGTGGAGTGCTTGACATGTGGTTCAGACGATGTGCCGTCAACGAAGACTGCCAAATTGAGCTGTGGCCATCGAATGTGTCACGAATGTCTAAAGCGAGTGTTCGAAATGTCCGTCAAAGATCCTCAACATATGCCTCCCAGATGCTGTACCAAAGAGCACATCCCTCTCAAGCATGTCGACAAGCTATTTGATCTAAAGTTCAAAGTACTATGGAATAAGAAGTATGAGGAATACCACACCAGGAACAGAGTCTATTGCCCGACACCAAAATGTGGGGAATGGATCAAGCCATCTCACTTCCATGTCACAAAAGGCCGCAAATATGGACTGTGTCCCAGGTGCAATACCAAGGTCTGCACATCATGCAGTGCAAAAATGCACAAATCTGCAGATTGTCCCAAGGATCCGGAGATCGCACAGCTCGTCAAACAAGGAAAGGAAGAAGGTTGGCAGTCTTGCTACAACTGCCATGCAATGATCGAGCTAAAGGAAGGCTGCAACCACATGACCTGTCGTTGCACAGCTGAGTTCT GCATGATCTGCGGATCCAAATGGAAAACGTGTGAATGTCCCTGGTTCAACGCTCGCGATCTTCCAAGCGCCGACAGACTAAACGACATGCGAGTACCCGAAGAGATTCAAGTAGTCTACAGAAGAGTCATGAACGCAGCCGGAATCCCTGTTCCAGGAGACCCACAGCAACCTGCAGGAGGCTACGTAGCCGAATACCGACGACAGCGAACATACAACGAAGAAATGGAACACCGGCGACGTCAGGAACGTCTTGATGCAGAACTTGCCCGAAGAATGCAGCTTGGTCTTCTGCTGGAAGTCGAAGTTGAGctagaagatgaagaaccgCGTCGAAGCCGGCATCGAGCGGCACATGAAGCTGCCTGGGGCCTCAACAACAATGACCAAGGACATTTTATGAACGATAATTTCGTCGCAAATGCTGCCAATGTGGTTATGAGCACTTTTGGTGATGCGGCGATGGGCAGGAGGGGCGATCGAGAATCGGGACGAAGACGTAGAGCACGACAGTCTGCTCGGCAGAACCTGGATGACCCTGGACTTGTGCCGAATTTTTTGGGTGACGAAAGTGTACTAGGAGTTGGACCTTCGAGGCGGGCGCGGTGA